In the Desulfomonilaceae bacterium genome, one interval contains:
- a CDS encoding methylated-DNA--[protein]-cysteine S-methyltransferase has protein sequence MNPEMSSCLYYNELVGWLKISATDEGITEIEFTDVPSELHQAPSATILKDMITQFDNYFHGVCPTFSTPIHFTQGTTFQRSVWKELLNIRAGETRSYGEIARAIGNPKAFRAVGSANGKNPVPIIVPCHRVINSDGSLGGYSSGLHIKRALLNHEKRFFTPVSTETEAKLVIVSQNPEKLKAEITGLYSLAQFPLEQAQEITFQDLYFDSPDRGLSQRKWALRLRQYPGCEKVAMKGPALQHDDGSLSRPELETGSDTQALARIAKLAMDIGVNLDVGKLRRNLDPETSLKGMGLEIIQKRNTRRTTRAILDPEKTKTIGELAVDEVSFSAGAQDFKHYEIEIESWMGPEFPLIKDAIHFLKNQFGTSLMAWSIDKLTTVGIICDVFAKGALHRSSSDESLTRNDYELIISESERRETCADDSCW, from the coding sequence ATGAACCCCGAAATGTCAAGTTGCTTGTACTACAATGAATTGGTTGGATGGTTAAAAATATCCGCCACTGACGAAGGCATAACTGAGATCGAATTTACCGACGTCCCATCAGAACTCCATCAGGCCCCTTCTGCAACCATTCTAAAGGATATGATAACCCAGTTTGATAATTATTTTCATGGAGTCTGTCCTACTTTTAGTACGCCCATACATTTTACTCAAGGGACCACCTTTCAGAGAAGTGTGTGGAAGGAACTGCTCAATATACGTGCGGGAGAAACCAGGTCTTACGGAGAAATAGCAAGGGCTATAGGTAACCCTAAAGCCTTTAGGGCTGTGGGGTCCGCAAACGGGAAAAATCCCGTCCCGATAATCGTCCCATGCCATCGAGTCATAAACTCAGATGGATCACTTGGCGGCTATAGTTCCGGGCTTCATATAAAAAGAGCTTTGCTGAATCATGAAAAAAGGTTCTTTACCCCCGTATCCACGGAGACCGAAGCGAAACTCGTCATAGTTTCCCAAAATCCCGAGAAACTAAAGGCGGAGATAACCGGGCTTTACTCTCTGGCGCAGTTTCCATTGGAACAGGCTCAAGAGATAACTTTCCAGGATCTTTATTTTGACTCGCCCGATAGGGGCCTATCGCAAAGAAAATGGGCCCTGCGATTGAGGCAATACCCTGGCTGTGAAAAGGTAGCCATGAAGGGTCCGGCTCTGCAACATGATGATGGCTCTCTATCGAGGCCCGAATTGGAAACCGGGTCCGATACCCAGGCTCTTGCACGCATTGCAAAACTTGCTATGGACATAGGTGTGAATCTTGATGTGGGAAAACTTAGGAGAAATCTTGACCCCGAAACTTCTCTAAAAGGAATGGGGCTTGAGATCATCCAAAAACGTAACACCCGTCGAACTACCAGAGCAATACTTGACCCGGAAAAAACAAAAACGATCGGGGAGTTGGCCGTTGACGAAGTTTCATTCTCTGCAGGAGCCCAGGATTTCAAACATTATGAAATCGAGATTGAGTCATGGATGGGACCAGAATTCCCGCTAATCAAGGATGCGATTCACTTTCTCAAAAATCAGTTTGGAACATCTCTCATGGCATGGTCTATCGATAAATTAACCACTGTTGGGATAATATGCGATGTGTTCGCAAAGGGAGCGCTTCATCGCAGTTCGTCAGATGAATCGCTCACAAGAAATGATTACGAACTCATCATCTCAGAATCAGAACGGAGAGAAACTTGTGCGGACGATTCCTGCTGGTGA
- the yihA gene encoding ribosome biogenesis GTP-binding protein YihA/YsxC: MKIVSAEYLCSAETRKDYPSTRVPEIAFAGRSNVGKSSMINSLLGRKNLVRTSKTPGLTRKINFFLINKNLMFVDLPGYGYASVPMDVRRSWAPMVNTYLTERKQLAGVVVIIDSRREPTELDESMINFLKFHEFPFLLAISKADKVGHAQRSLLLKSVQEQWGLTNSVELFSSITGLGRKESWSWIIEFSAQWRASTSNSSIGKFNSED, translated from the coding sequence ATGAAAATAGTAAGCGCTGAGTATTTATGTAGCGCTGAAACGAGGAAGGACTATCCTTCGACGCGCGTGCCCGAAATAGCGTTCGCCGGCAGATCAAACGTGGGCAAATCGTCAATGATCAATTCATTGCTGGGAAGAAAAAATCTGGTCAGGACATCCAAGACCCCCGGTCTCACAAGAAAAATCAATTTTTTCCTGATAAACAAGAATCTGATGTTTGTTGATTTGCCCGGTTACGGATACGCTTCCGTGCCGATGGATGTTCGAAGGTCCTGGGCGCCTATGGTCAATACGTATTTGACCGAAAGAAAACAGTTGGCCGGTGTTGTCGTAATAATTGACTCAAGAAGAGAGCCTACCGAGCTTGATGAAAGCATGATCAATTTTCTGAAGTTCCATGAATTTCCATTTCTTTTGGCGATATCAAAGGCGGACAAGGTGGGGCACGCCCAACGTTCCCTGCTGCTTAAGAGCGTCCAGGAACAATGGGGACTGACGAATTCGGTTGAACTGTTTTCATCTATAACCGGACTCGGGCGTAAAGAGTCATGGAGTTGGATCATTGAATTTTCGGCACAATGGCGAGCTTCCACGAGCAACTCCTCGATTGGTAAATTTAATTCTGAAGATTAG
- a CDS encoding Rne/Rng family ribonuclease, which translates to MTKKMLINSSHPEECRVAVVVDGELDELDIKTGPKEATVGNIYKAVITRIEPSLQAVFVNYGSPKNGFLSVNDIHPSYFPESFHDSRRRPRIQEVFKKEDHVVVQVVKEERGNKGAALTTNISLAGRYLVLMPGAELCGVSRKIEEEAERRELKEILKQLKPPENMGFIIRTAGMGRTKTELSRDLNYLLRLWKTIEKNMASEPAPCLLHKEHDLVVRAIREHFSADITEILVDDKEVHKKTRDFFRQVMPKFEKLVKLYQEKRPLFNKYQLEEQIERVYSRKISLKSGGYIIVDPTEAMVTIDVNSGKATREKEIEDTAFLVNMEASPEIARQLRLRDLGGIIVIDFIDMINKKHIQEVERALKAALRRDRAKTKVLRISPLGLLELSRQRLRSSLGEGEYHDCPLCEGTGRLRSPETSSLYIFRKIKALLAKADVREVRATIPSQVADHLLNFMRAELYTLESQHGARIVILGKNNLPDKQISLEAFKEGEVSSYTVPINAIDLVGPVAIIEVPELVVEEEIAPEMSLEPEPKAMETKAPRRRRRSRKKPKQDTETQDSPDIAEETLELSQDTSQAPESPVEEQRTSEPDQSSENGTTESQASDQPAQEQTENEEEPEKPKTRGRALLRNARPRKKATLQDYLPFS; encoded by the coding sequence ATGACCAAAAAGATGCTTATTAATTCAAGCCATCCGGAAGAATGCCGGGTGGCGGTCGTAGTGGATGGAGAGCTTGATGAGCTGGATATCAAGACCGGTCCCAAAGAAGCTACAGTGGGAAACATTTACAAAGCGGTAATTACACGGATTGAGCCTTCTCTCCAGGCAGTGTTCGTAAATTACGGCAGTCCTAAAAACGGCTTTTTGTCAGTCAACGACATTCATCCCTCATACTTCCCGGAATCATTTCATGATTCCAGGCGTAGACCACGGATTCAAGAGGTTTTCAAGAAAGAAGACCATGTAGTCGTACAGGTGGTGAAGGAGGAAAGGGGGAACAAGGGAGCCGCATTAACGACAAACATATCCCTGGCTGGCCGATACCTTGTGCTGATGCCTGGAGCCGAATTATGCGGCGTTTCCAGAAAAATTGAAGAGGAAGCGGAGCGCCGGGAACTCAAGGAAATTCTGAAACAGTTAAAACCGCCTGAAAACATGGGTTTTATAATCCGAACAGCCGGAATGGGCCGAACGAAAACCGAGTTGTCAAGGGATCTTAACTACCTTCTCAGGCTGTGGAAAACCATAGAAAAGAACATGGCTTCCGAGCCTGCGCCGTGTCTACTGCATAAAGAGCATGACCTTGTAGTGCGTGCGATAAGGGAGCACTTCTCTGCGGATATAACGGAAATATTAGTGGACGATAAGGAAGTTCACAAAAAGACTCGAGATTTCTTCAGACAGGTGATGCCAAAGTTCGAAAAGCTGGTAAAGCTCTACCAGGAGAAAAGGCCATTATTTAACAAATACCAGCTCGAAGAGCAGATTGAACGGGTTTACAGCAGAAAAATAAGTTTGAAATCAGGTGGATACATAATTGTAGATCCTACGGAGGCGATGGTCACCATAGACGTCAATTCAGGTAAAGCGACCAGAGAAAAAGAAATTGAAGACACAGCGTTTCTTGTAAACATGGAAGCTTCGCCTGAGATAGCGCGTCAACTCAGGTTGAGGGATCTAGGTGGAATCATAGTGATAGATTTCATCGACATGATAAACAAGAAGCACATTCAGGAAGTTGAAAGAGCGTTGAAAGCGGCGCTCAGGAGGGACAGGGCAAAGACGAAGGTACTCAGAATCTCTCCTTTAGGACTGTTAGAACTCTCTCGTCAGCGTTTGAGATCATCACTTGGTGAAGGGGAGTACCATGACTGCCCGTTATGTGAGGGTACGGGACGGCTTAGGTCTCCTGAGACCAGTTCTCTCTACATTTTCCGCAAAATAAAGGCGCTTCTGGCCAAAGCAGATGTTCGGGAGGTCAGAGCCACCATCCCTTCCCAGGTAGCCGACCATCTTCTGAATTTCATGAGGGCTGAACTGTATACTCTGGAATCCCAACATGGGGCTCGGATAGTCATCTTGGGCAAGAACAATCTCCCAGACAAACAAATATCGCTGGAAGCCTTCAAGGAAGGCGAGGTTTCATCCTACACAGTTCCAATCAACGCCATAGATTTGGTTGGACCTGTTGCGATCATTGAAGTCCCGGAGCTGGTCGTAGAGGAAGAGATAGCCCCGGAAATGTCATTGGAGCCTGAGCCAAAAGCTATGGAAACAAAAGCGCCGCGACGCAGGCGCAGGAGCCGTAAAAAACCGAAACAGGACACTGAAACGCAGGATAGCCCGGATATTGCCGAGGAAACCCTTGAGTTGTCCCAAGACACGTCTCAGGCGCCGGAATCTCCTGTGGAAGAACAAAGGACCTCGGAACCTGATCAAAGCTCTGAAAATGGGACCACGGAATCTCAGGCAAGCGATCAGCCCGCTCAGGAACAAACTGAAAACGAAGAAGAGCCTGAAAAACCTAAAACCCGTGGGCGAGCCCTGCTAAGGAACGCCAGACCCAGGAAAAAGGCCACGCTTCAGGATTATTTGCCGTTCTCGTGA
- a CDS encoding NUDIX hydrolase, with product MDDRSREYPSRPLVGVGAIIIAETRVALVRRANEPSKGKWSIPGGLTRLGETLAHSVIREAAEETGLSVKVGPLVELVERVFHDKDGRIQFHYVIADYKCMVEDGDLRAGSDAMEVCWAPKDALHDFALPKITLDAINKALEMS from the coding sequence ATGGATGACAGATCTCGTGAATATCCGTCACGACCTTTAGTCGGTGTAGGCGCCATAATCATAGCTGAAACAAGAGTCGCTCTTGTCCGTAGAGCAAATGAGCCTTCGAAAGGGAAATGGAGTATCCCTGGAGGGCTGACTCGCCTAGGCGAGACGTTAGCCCATTCGGTTATTAGAGAAGCGGCTGAAGAAACCGGCTTATCCGTGAAGGTGGGGCCTCTGGTCGAGTTGGTTGAACGTGTATTTCATGACAAAGACGGCAGGATTCAGTTTCATTATGTCATAGCGGACTACAAGTGTATGGTTGAGGATGGCGACTTGAGAGCCGGCAGCGACGCAATGGAAGTTTGCTGGGCCCCTAAAGACGCTCTTCATGACTTCGCGTTGCCCAAGATCACTTTGGACGCTATAAATAAAGCTTTGGAGATGAGTTGA
- a CDS encoding glycosyltransferase family 2 protein, translated as MNYISLAFGSAVLIFIMFFWSSRMRDVVDAIKWVPVLDPNKKTSLPKKPPLVSLIVPAHNEENLIGACLESAIGQDYPNFEIICVDDRSTDQTAKVVSELFDGKTNCKLVSNKERPVGWTGKCHALHEGVKHASGEWFAFLDADSSLNQSSLRQCVNEALQRKINLLTLSPQFVLNSFWEKALLPTFAAMTAILFPLAKVNDPNNSVATANGMFFIISRLAYEKIGGHSSVKNLAVEDIGIGKRVKAEGLGILFANGKNLLKTTMYSGFSEVLDGWTRILCAAMNYKLFAVLKYLMMHVLVSLPSFVIATILYSVSAREIWPNFWFLLPMACLVQMSITSSLFLAQLGLSRKYSAYVALGNLMLIWMFGVMVKKILLRDALQWRGTTYQHNRYRPKHLEP; from the coding sequence TTGAACTATATCAGTCTTGCATTCGGATCTGCTGTGTTGATTTTTATCATGTTTTTTTGGTCCTCACGTATGCGCGATGTTGTGGATGCAATTAAATGGGTTCCTGTACTGGACCCTAACAAGAAAACCTCTCTTCCAAAAAAACCGCCGCTTGTTTCATTAATTGTTCCGGCGCACAATGAGGAAAACCTCATTGGAGCCTGCCTTGAGTCTGCGATCGGTCAGGACTATCCCAATTTCGAGATAATCTGTGTTGACGATAGATCCACAGATCAAACAGCGAAAGTGGTTTCCGAGTTGTTTGACGGGAAGACCAATTGCAAGCTTGTGTCTAACAAGGAGAGACCAGTAGGTTGGACCGGCAAGTGCCATGCATTGCATGAAGGCGTCAAACATGCCTCAGGAGAGTGGTTTGCGTTTCTTGACGCTGATAGTTCCCTCAACCAATCCTCATTGAGGCAATGCGTCAATGAGGCTCTGCAAAGAAAAATAAACCTTCTCACTCTTTCGCCCCAATTTGTTCTAAACTCATTTTGGGAAAAGGCGCTGCTTCCCACTTTCGCCGCCATGACTGCAATTCTGTTTCCACTGGCCAAAGTTAACGATCCGAATAACTCGGTAGCTACAGCGAACGGAATGTTCTTTATCATCAGTAGACTCGCTTATGAAAAGATTGGCGGTCACTCTAGCGTCAAGAACCTTGCTGTCGAAGACATCGGTATCGGAAAGAGAGTTAAGGCCGAGGGACTGGGAATTTTGTTCGCTAACGGCAAAAACCTGTTAAAAACAACAATGTATTCAGGTTTTAGCGAAGTTCTGGACGGCTGGACCAGAATCCTTTGCGCCGCAATGAATTACAAACTTTTTGCCGTATTAAAATATTTGATGATGCACGTTCTGGTTAGTTTGCCGTCATTTGTTATTGCGACAATTCTTTACTCAGTATCGGCACGTGAAATATGGCCTAATTTCTGGTTCTTGCTTCCCATGGCATGCCTGGTCCAGATGTCCATAACATCCAGTCTGTTTTTGGCTCAACTCGGTCTCTCCAGGAAGTATTCGGCTTATGTCGCTCTAGGTAACCTAATGCTAATCTGGATGTTTGGGGTCATGGTGAAAAAAATTCTGCTGCGAGACGCCTTACAGTGGAGGGGAACCACCTATCAACACAACAGATATCGGCCCAAGCACCTCGAACCCTAG
- a CDS encoding class I SAM-dependent methyltransferase has protein sequence MRKWLKLGLPPERKIALEIGCGLGRGAQIIYRRMGFNDVIAFDLETALVNKSVTRLKSENKDNLHFLSSDAQFLPFPDCSFDAVFNFGIIHHVLDWRLCISEIARVTKPDGFFYFEEIYPPLYANWLFKRMLRHPTRDRFYEADFLGELAMRGFSLLQGTKTGSRFGIVGACQKVS, from the coding sequence ATGCGCAAGTGGCTGAAATTGGGACTGCCCCCTGAACGAAAAATCGCGTTGGAAATAGGCTGCGGGCTCGGGCGGGGCGCTCAGATCATATACCGGAGGATGGGATTTAACGATGTCATTGCTTTTGACCTGGAAACCGCCCTTGTAAACAAATCTGTGACCAGATTGAAATCCGAGAATAAGGATAATTTGCATTTCCTCTCCTCTGACGCTCAGTTCCTGCCATTTCCCGATTGCTCCTTTGACGCTGTGTTCAATTTCGGGATAATTCATCATGTTCTGGATTGGCGCCTATGCATCAGTGAAATTGCGAGAGTCACCAAACCAGATGGCTTTTTTTATTTTGAGGAGATATATCCACCTTTGTATGCTAATTGGCTTTTCAAGAGGATGCTGAGACACCCAACCAGGGACAGGTTTTACGAAGCCGATTTTTTAGGTGAGTTGGCCATGCGTGGTTTTTCTTTATTGCAAGGAACAAAAACGGGCTCAAGGTTCGGAATTGTCGGAGCGTGCCAAAAAGTAAGTTAG
- a CDS encoding UbiA family prenyltransferase: MNLGEQNKHCSFRTRLSGLKLFFGLSRTPHGLLDVATPAMAAMLQLGHFPPMPTILIGLVTAFAGYTAVYSLNDIVDVKVDKERLALKDRALKVFHVDEIVAEHPVAQGLIPFKKGLAWVIFWAVIALTGATILNPVCAMIFLVSACCEGLYCKLLRITHLKIIPSAIVKASGGLAGIYAVNPDPPLGFVAFMFLWLACWEVGGQNIPNDIIDMEDDIKVGARTTLTVLGLKESIFIMIVAVSMAAFAGVAIYFVAGSGVSLVYPFAAAILGYLTLLRPARHVYESPGVETATSLFNRASYMPLSFLILTVVSTLITV; encoded by the coding sequence ATGAATCTTGGCGAGCAAAACAAACATTGCTCCTTCCGCACACGTTTGTCCGGGTTAAAGCTTTTCTTTGGTCTCTCCCGGACGCCTCACGGATTGTTGGATGTTGCGACTCCGGCCATGGCGGCTATGCTTCAGTTGGGCCATTTTCCTCCGATGCCTACCATACTTATTGGATTAGTTACCGCATTCGCCGGATATACGGCCGTATATTCATTGAACGACATTGTGGACGTGAAGGTGGACAAGGAAAGGCTAGCCTTAAAAGACAGGGCATTGAAGGTCTTTCATGTCGACGAAATAGTGGCGGAGCATCCAGTAGCTCAAGGACTTATTCCGTTTAAAAAAGGGCTGGCATGGGTCATTTTCTGGGCGGTAATCGCGTTGACAGGAGCAACAATTCTCAATCCGGTCTGTGCGATGATATTCCTGGTTTCAGCCTGTTGTGAAGGACTCTATTGCAAGCTGCTCAGAATCACCCATTTGAAGATAATCCCGTCAGCTATTGTCAAGGCTTCTGGCGGTCTGGCAGGCATATACGCGGTGAATCCAGACCCACCTCTAGGTTTTGTGGCGTTCATGTTCCTGTGGTTAGCCTGCTGGGAGGTAGGTGGTCAAAATATACCTAATGATATTATTGACATGGAAGACGACATCAAGGTGGGCGCACGCACTACCTTGACAGTGTTGGGGTTGAAAGAATCCATTTTCATCATGATTGTTGCGGTCTCCATGGCAGCATTCGCCGGTGTGGCAATATATTTCGTCGCGGGATCGGGAGTCAGTTTGGTCTATCCGTTCGCGGCCGCAATACTAGGGTATTTGACGCTGTTGAGGCCTGCAAGGCATGTGTATGAATCGCCAGGCGTGGAGACAGCGACGTCCCTGTTTAACAGGGCAAGTTACATGCCATTGAGCTTCTTGATCCTCACGGTGGTTTCAACTTTGATAACAGTATAG
- a CDS encoding DUF2231 domain-containing protein, which translates to MKSFPPEVIQQNDGKNGARALVVVDGNVYDVTESAKWPTGAHMRRHQAGQDLSSDIKSAPHGLEVLSRVPMVGLYESARKEYGPGYRGKVEAFLDEHPFFRRHPHPAVVHFPVALLIVSALLEIGAIATESIMTEWAAFLVLTIGVVSLPATIATGYFTWWVNYEAIDSSITRQKKRLAFLALLWGILALVIRTLYIINPLDITAPIMLAYLSLVISLSALAGTLGFLGGKLTFPYE; encoded by the coding sequence ATGAAAAGTTTCCCACCAGAAGTAATCCAGCAAAATGACGGGAAAAATGGGGCTCGAGCGCTCGTCGTAGTGGATGGCAACGTCTATGACGTTACAGAAAGCGCAAAATGGCCGACAGGGGCTCACATGAGACGCCACCAGGCCGGCCAGGATCTTAGCTCAGACATCAAGTCTGCTCCACACGGGCTGGAGGTTCTGAGCAGGGTTCCAATGGTAGGGTTGTATGAGTCTGCGCGGAAGGAATATGGGCCCGGTTATCGTGGAAAAGTCGAAGCGTTTCTGGACGAGCATCCTTTTTTCAGAAGACATCCTCACCCCGCTGTCGTACATTTTCCTGTGGCGCTGCTCATCGTTTCGGCCTTGCTCGAAATCGGAGCGATTGCCACTGAATCAATCATGACAGAATGGGCGGCTTTCCTCGTTCTTACTATTGGAGTAGTTAGCTTGCCTGCTACCATTGCTACCGGCTATTTTACGTGGTGGGTAAATTACGAGGCTATCGATTCCTCAATAACCCGACAAAAGAAAAGGCTGGCTTTCCTGGCTCTTTTGTGGGGAATTCTCGCTCTTGTGATCCGAACCCTTTATATAATCAATCCATTGGATATAACGGCTCCGATTATGCTGGCTTATCTTTCGTTGGTCATCTCTCTTTCAGCCCTGGCCGGGACTCTTGGTTTTTTGGGAGGGAAACTGACGTTTCCTTATGAGTAG
- the dnaX gene encoding DNA polymerase III subunit gamma/tau encodes MSAYLVLARKYRPTKFSEVVGQDHVITTLKNSVLSGRVAHAFLFCGVRGVGKTTVARILAKSLNCTGRIPEEADPCCTCPSCKEIAGGYSVDVQEIDGASHTSVDNIREINENIKYPPVSSNYKIIIIDEVHMISMNAFNALLKTLEEPPAHAKFIFATTESHKVPATINSRCQRFNFRTIPVRDIAAGMADILIKEEIEATPEALDVIAREAQGSFRDGLSLLDQVVAFSDGHIGLPAVQAILGIGSRDRFFKLVEAVIDHDPKNALGVLHQVFNEGYDPEQFTLDLVRFIRNLILVAHNIDDSALVNMIDAGESEIQTLKGMAKKTSCEELNNLFSILLKSEPEIKKSGIPLIALEMTVVKMAMAPRLVDLASVLKKIDSPSSRVRVAPSQTRFQATSVDSTPPAILQRREKQDTSCSERLPNLKSDEQRFTITDVAPAPQGTNDEVWEYLKKTMKAHGLDGLLLSMLDHGSLIAYGPKEIEIGFTKSFYKEQFETYLVTKPELKAVIDHVFGPVQTRVLVLSQKTSLSVEKPYTEALDGQSDLHRSMRKEAMENSIVRASLSEFENSSIEEIRIINHNP; translated from the coding sequence ATGTCCGCTTATCTTGTACTTGCCCGTAAATATCGACCGACCAAGTTTTCAGAAGTGGTGGGACAAGATCATGTTATTACCACTCTGAAAAACTCCGTGCTTTCCGGCAGGGTGGCGCACGCCTTTTTATTCTGCGGGGTGCGGGGAGTGGGTAAAACGACCGTCGCCAGAATTCTGGCCAAGTCATTGAATTGTACAGGTCGAATACCCGAGGAAGCCGACCCGTGCTGTACCTGCCCATCGTGCAAGGAAATAGCCGGCGGATATTCTGTAGATGTCCAGGAAATAGATGGCGCTTCTCATACTTCTGTGGACAACATTCGTGAAATAAATGAAAACATTAAGTACCCACCTGTCTCTTCCAATTACAAGATCATAATTATCGACGAAGTTCACATGATCTCGATGAACGCGTTCAACGCGTTACTCAAAACACTTGAGGAGCCTCCAGCGCACGCAAAGTTCATTTTCGCGACTACTGAATCTCATAAAGTGCCTGCCACTATTAATTCCAGATGCCAGAGATTCAACTTCCGTACCATACCTGTCCGGGATATTGCCGCGGGTATGGCGGATATTCTGATCAAAGAAGAGATTGAGGCTACTCCGGAAGCGCTTGACGTCATCGCGCGTGAAGCTCAGGGATCATTTCGTGACGGTTTGAGCTTATTGGATCAGGTTGTGGCCTTCAGTGACGGACACATAGGACTGCCGGCAGTGCAGGCAATCCTCGGGATCGGCTCCCGCGATCGATTTTTCAAACTGGTGGAAGCGGTTATAGATCACGATCCAAAGAATGCTTTGGGCGTGCTGCATCAAGTTTTCAACGAGGGCTATGATCCTGAGCAGTTTACACTTGACCTTGTACGCTTTATCAGAAATCTGATTCTGGTAGCTCATAATATTGATGATTCCGCTCTTGTAAACATGATTGACGCAGGGGAATCAGAAATCCAGACCTTGAAGGGCATGGCGAAAAAGACTTCTTGTGAGGAACTGAACAACCTGTTTTCTATTCTTCTTAAAAGTGAACCAGAGATAAAGAAATCCGGGATTCCCCTGATCGCGCTGGAAATGACCGTGGTTAAGATGGCTATGGCGCCCAGACTGGTCGATCTTGCAAGCGTTTTGAAAAAAATTGACTCCCCTTCCTCCAGAGTTAGGGTAGCTCCTTCCCAGACAAGATTTCAGGCAACTTCGGTCGATTCGACTCCGCCGGCTATTCTTCAGCGCCGTGAAAAACAGGACACATCTTGTTCAGAACGGCTTCCAAATCTCAAGTCGGATGAACAACGTTTTACTATCACAGATGTTGCGCCCGCGCCTCAGGGTACCAATGATGAAGTATGGGAATATCTCAAAAAAACCATGAAAGCGCATGGCCTCGATGGGCTTTTACTCTCTATGCTTGATCATGGATCTCTTATCGCCTATGGTCCGAAAGAGATTGAAATCGGATTTACCAAGAGCTTTTACAAGGAGCAGTTTGAGACGTATCTTGTCACAAAGCCCGAATTGAAAGCCGTAATCGATCATGTTTTCGGCCCCGTCCAAACCAGAGTGCTTGTGCTTTCGCAGAAAACGTCGCTCTCGGTTGAAAAACCATACACCGAGGCTCTCGATGGCCAGTCGGACCTCCACAGATCCATGCGTAAAGAGGCTATGGAAAATTCTATTGTCAGGGCGTCCCTGAGCGAATTTGAGAACAGCTCCATAGAGGAGATTCGTATAATTAACCATAACCCATAA
- a CDS encoding PaaI family thioesterase — translation MRKLNPEYVSKISKTTCDCPYFRLLNMRLIHFDTGTSKVEIELDPTKHLQPFGQVHGGVYSSIIDAAAFWAVYGQVDEGMGMTSVDLKLNFLSSTSGAKLIAHGKKIKLGRTLGYGQVEVTDETGKILAHGTSTLMVIANLPFQFSAELPAKFL, via the coding sequence ATGCGAAAACTAAATCCAGAATACGTTTCTAAAATCAGTAAAACCACGTGCGATTGCCCATATTTCAGGCTTCTGAACATGCGCCTGATTCATTTCGACACTGGTACATCCAAAGTAGAGATAGAGCTGGACCCGACTAAACATCTTCAACCTTTCGGACAGGTTCATGGAGGTGTTTACTCTTCGATTATAGACGCGGCGGCATTCTGGGCGGTGTATGGTCAGGTTGACGAAGGCATGGGTATGACATCGGTAGATCTGAAATTAAATTTTCTTTCATCAACAAGTGGGGCGAAACTTATAGCCCATGGCAAAAAAATAAAACTGGGCAGGACTTTGGGATACGGGCAGGTGGAGGTAACCGACGAAACTGGAAAAATCCTGGCCCATGGGACATCCACACTGATGGTAATCGCCAACTTGCCGTTCCAGTTCAGCGCAGAATTACCTGCCAAGTTTCTCTAA